A region from the Cannabis sativa cultivar Pink pepper isolate KNU-18-1 chromosome 9, ASM2916894v1, whole genome shotgun sequence genome encodes:
- the LOC115723335 gene encoding protein FAR1-RELATED SEQUENCE 5 — translation MGDGVERIETYAGESSAVEVEGGSDVELHEGMEFESEEAGRAFYDDYARQKGFLTRVLSSRKSERDGSIISRGLGCRGLPDSRTKVDIQQGRQRDVCTAMILLKREKNGIWVVRKFVSEHNHPLGIELQKGHRILDDKDKKIQELTAELRVKKRLSAAYREQLLAVLKDVEEHNGNVSNKVKLVYENLRKLESKMQQPLCHR, via the exons ATGGGTGATGGAGTTGAGAGAATAGAAACTTATGCAGGAGAATCAAGTGCAGTTGAAGTTGAAGGTGGGAGTGATGTGGAACTACATGAGGGGATGGAATTTGAATCAGAAGAAGCTGGTAGAGCATTCTATGATGATTATGCCAGACAAAAAGGATTCTTGACTCGTGTGTTATCATCTAGGAAATCTGAGCGTGATGGATCAATAATCTCTCGTGGGCTTGGATGTAGAGGACTTCCAGACAGTCGAACAAAAGTTGACATTCAACAGGGTAGGCAACGAGACGTTTGCACTGCCATGATTTTGCTGAAAAGAGAGAAGAATGGAATATGGGTTGTTAGGAAATTCGTGAGTGAACATAATCACCCCTTGGGGATTGAGCTACAAAAGGGTCACCGGATACTT GATGATAAAGACAAGAAAATTCAGGAATTAACTGCAGAACTGAGGGTAAAGAAGAGGTTAAGTGCAGCATATCGGGAACAGCTACTTGCAGTTTTGAAAGATGTTGAAGAGCATAACGGAAATGTATCCAATAAAGTTAAATTAGTTTATGAAAATCTGAGAAAACTTGAATCTAAGATGCAGCAGCCCCTGTGCCACAGATAA
- the LOC133031328 gene encoding uncharacterized protein LOC133031328: MAQHNPISAMLHQPDKEFDSQSSSSSSDQEENSEENETCDESKDSDTSDDDVPPYFMAQSAEEAYSQPSLLSKVKMKVKKMKKKQLQRTQNPSITKRAKFVADEIYSSNALLNHRVPAKPQRKKTKFKTFKFLKHKGRKIKFLRKKRDFRKKSDRCFVCGKKGHYAKQCPKGKTVKLISHIQQTTGMSLKENDIESIFSTDDEFNSESLCAFEQWSDSDTPECYQMFTIHTMQPSSVLTVRVLPKKYAKPIKVAGFFDTGASYTIMNPDILPKEYWKKEKQYFHATNGGIFCTKLISKPIRLQFFPGCSVTHRVIGSKLPEKDLIVGFDLHTKKKGLRILPSGLGYIRHFAPWETIPNYFLMPHDPFHQIKKELIEVLCANNHAEFLKKCDHPLWKNQQFFISLPFKLNEDINPTKASHPGMNPEHQHMASNECKELEQQGLIEATSSPWACHEFYVNNRLEQARGKQRLVINYKPLNEFLADDKFPIPNKNSLFASLSKAHIFSKFDLKAGFWQLGIKPDGDPKQPFAFQIIISSGLSYHSGSKLPLPYSKRL, translated from the exons ATGGCCCAACATAATCCTATTTCTGCCATGCTCCACCAACCAGATAAAGAATTTGATAGtcagtcttcttcttcttcttctgaccAAGAAGAAAATTCTGAAGAGAATGAAACTTG TGACGAGTCTAAAGACTCAGATACTTCTGATGATGACGTACCCCCTTATTTTATGGCTCAATCTGCAGAAGAAGCATACTCTCAACCGAGCCTATTGTCAAAAGTGAagatgaaagtgaagaagatgaagaagaagcagCTACAAAGAACACAGAATCCAAGCATCACCAAAAGA GCAAAGTTTGTAGCAGACGAGATTTACTCATCAAATGCCCTTCTGAATCATCGTGTTCCTGCAAAACCCCAAAGAAAAAAAACCAAGTTCAAGACGTTCAAGTTCTTGAAACACAAGGgacgtaaaataaaatttttacgaAAGAAGCGTGACTTTCGCAAAAAATCTGATCGATGTTTTGTGTGTGGAAAAAAGGGGCATTATGCAAAACAGTGCCCAAAAGGAAAAACAGTCAAGCTTATATCACATATTCAACAAACGACCGGAATGTCTCTTAAAGAGAATGACATAGAGTCAATCTTCTCCACCGATGATGAATTCAACTCAGAATCCCTTTGTGCATTCGAACAATGGAGTGATTCAGACACTCCAGAATGCTATCAAATGTTCACTATTCACACAATGCAGCCATCCTCTGTCCTCACTGTGCGAGTTCTTCCAAAAAAATATGCCAAGCCGATAAAAGTGGCCGGATTCTTTGACACGGGAGCATCATACACAATAATGAACCCTGATATTCTTCCGAAAGAATATTGGAAGAAAGAGAAACAATACTTCCATGCTACAAATGGAGGTATTTTTTGCACAAAACTCATCAGCAAACCGATTCGGTTGCAGTTCTTCCCAGGGTGTTCTGTTACTCACAGAGTCATTGGATCAAAATTGCCCGAAAAAGACTTAATTGTTGGATTCGATCTTCATACAAAGAAAAAGGGTTTGCGTATTCTCCCTAGTGGACTTGGTTACATTCGACATTTTGCTCCATGGGAAACAATACCAAACTATTTCTTAATGCCCCATGACCCATTTCATCAGATAAAGAAAGAACTCATCGAAGTCTTATGTGCCAATAATCATGCAGAATTTCTGAAGAAATGTGACCATCCTCTTTGGAAAAATCAACAGTTCTTCATAAGCCTTCCTTTTAAGCTTAATGAAGATATCAACCCTACAAAGGCTAGTCACCCAGGCATGAATCCAGAACACCAACATATGGCGTCCAATGAGTGCAAAGAGCTAGAGCAGCAGGGTTTAATAGAGGCAACTTCCTCTCCATGGGCATGTCATGAATTTTATGTCAATAATCGATTAGAGCAAGCTCGAGGAAAGCAAAGGTTGGTCATAAATTACAAGCCCCTGAATGAGTTCTTAGCAGATGATAAATTCCCAATACCAAATAAGAATTCATTGTTTGCCAGTTTATCCAAAGcccatattttttcaaaatttgaccTAAAAGCAGGATTTTGGCAATTAGGCATCAAACCAGATGGCGACCCAAAACAGCCTTTTGCATTCCAAATAATCATTTCCAGTGGACTGTCCTACCATTCGGGCTCAAAATTGCCCCTTCCCTATTCCAAAAGGCTATGA